The proteins below come from a single Miscanthus floridulus cultivar M001 chromosome 1, ASM1932011v1, whole genome shotgun sequence genomic window:
- the LOC136494705 gene encoding uncharacterized protein, translating into MSVVVLDGSTVRGFVADEPAFARSVDARFAALDANGDGVLSRAELRRALESFRLLDGAGFESADPAPLPADVAALYDAVFEQFDADGSGAVDRAEFRDEMRRIMLAVADGLGSQPIQVAVDDEGGSFLLEAAEHEAAEIAARVEADRSKVAAAAGPK; encoded by the coding sequence ATGAGCGTGGTGGTCCTGGACGGATCGACGGTGCGCGGGTTCGTGGCGGACGAGCCCGCCTTCGCGCGCAGCGTGGACGCGCGCTTCGCGGCGCTGGACGCCAACGGCGACGGCGTGCTGTCCCGCGCCGAGCTCCGCCGCGCGCTCGAGTCGTTCCGCCTCCTCGACGGCGCCGGCTTCGAGTCCGCGGACCCGGCGCCGCTCCCCGCCGACGTCGCCGCGCTCTACGACGCCGTCTTCGAGCAGTTCGACGCCGACGGCAGCGGCGCCGTCGACCGCGCCGAGTTCCGCGACGAGATGCGCCGCATCATGCTCGCCGTCGCCGACGGGCTCGGGTCCCAGCCGATCCAGGTCGCCGTCGACGACGAGGGCGGCAGCTTCCTGCTCGAGGCGGCCGAGCACGAGGCCGCCGAGATCGCCGCCAGGGTCGAAGCCGACCGCAGCAAGGTCGCGGCCGCGGCCGGGCCCAAGTGA